In Lewinellaceae bacterium, a single window of DNA contains:
- a CDS encoding M48 family metalloprotease — MTLKKLPILAIVLSMALSFSGCGTTSKPGGGFNLFTPEQDIELGQQVAQQIADDPAQFPVLPERGNEEAYAYIRKIRDKILNTGNVAYKDQFTWEVKIIKDDETLNAFCTPGGHIYVYTGLIKFLDSEDQLAGVMGHEIAHAAQRHSTQQMTKIYGLSALTSIATGSAEPGLLEQIALGLISLKFSRSHETEADTYSVIYLCGTDYHANGAAGFFRKMEGQPTPPEFLSTHPNPGNRVENIDAKAKEMNCRGTKSYDAEYQRIKAKL, encoded by the coding sequence ATGACTCTGAAAAAACTGCCCATCCTCGCCATCGTGCTTTCCATGGCGCTGTCCTTCTCCGGCTGCGGCACCACCAGCAAACCGGGAGGCGGATTCAACCTCTTCACGCCCGAACAGGACATTGAACTGGGGCAACAGGTAGCCCAGCAAATTGCGGATGACCCCGCCCAATTCCCGGTGCTGCCGGAAAGAGGGAACGAAGAGGCTTATGCCTATATCCGAAAAATAAGGGACAAAATCCTCAATACCGGCAATGTTGCATACAAGGATCAGTTTACCTGGGAAGTGAAGATCATCAAGGACGACGAGACGCTGAACGCCTTCTGTACGCCGGGCGGCCACATCTACGTGTATACCGGCCTGATCAAATTCCTGGATTCGGAAGACCAGCTGGCGGGCGTGATGGGCCACGAGATCGCTCACGCCGCCCAGCGGCACTCGACACAGCAGATGACGAAAATCTATGGCTTGTCTGCGCTGACGTCTATCGCTACTGGTAGCGCCGAGCCGGGTTTGCTCGAGCAGATTGCCCTGGGGTTGATCAGCCTGAAATTTAGCCGCTCCCACGAAACGGAGGCCGATACCTATTCCGTCATCTATCTCTGCGGTACGGATTACCACGCCAACGGCGCCGCCGGCTTTTTCCGCAAGATGGAAGGCCAGCCTACGCCGCCCGAGTTCCTGAGCACCCACCCCAACCCGGGCAACCGCGTGGAAAATATTGATGCTAAAGCTAAGGAAATGAATTGCCGCGGCACGAAGAGCTATGATGCGGAGTACCAGCGGATCAAGGCGAAGTTGTAA
- the smpB gene encoding SsrA-binding protein SmpB, translated as MAIKKKNEYKVEIVNRKADFEYNFIDTFEAGIVLAGTEIKSIRQGNANLRDAYCFFKKEELYIKSLFIAEYSFANQFNHETRRTRKLLLRRGQLRKMEKQVKERGYTIVPVRLYITDRGFAKVEIALAQGKKVHDKRQSIKERDVKRELSRIKKMY; from the coding sequence ATGGCCATCAAGAAGAAAAACGAATACAAAGTAGAGATCGTCAACCGGAAGGCTGACTTTGAATACAACTTCATAGATACCTTTGAGGCCGGCATCGTACTGGCCGGCACCGAGATCAAATCCATCCGGCAGGGCAACGCCAACCTGCGCGACGCTTACTGTTTCTTCAAGAAAGAAGAGCTGTACATCAAGAGCCTGTTCATTGCTGAATATAGCTTTGCCAACCAGTTCAACCACGAGACCCGCCGTACGCGGAAACTCCTGCTGCGGCGCGGGCAGTTGCGCAAAATGGAAAAACAGGTGAAAGAGCGCGGCTACACCATCGTGCCGGTGCGCCTTTACATCACCGACCGCGGTTTTGCCAAGGTGGAAATCGCCCTTGCCCAGGGCAAGAAAGTACACGACAAGCGGCAGTCCATCAAAGAACGCGATGTCAAACGGGAGCTCTCCCGGATTAAGAAGATGTATTGA
- a CDS encoding YbjQ family protein, producing MLITSTDFIPGREIVEVLDIARGSTVRARNLGRDIFAGLKNLVGGEIQEYTRLMADAREQAIGRMIADGEELGADAIINVRFTTAAVMQGASEILAYGTAVRLK from the coding sequence ATGCTGATCACAAGCACAGATTTCATTCCCGGCCGCGAGATCGTCGAGGTGCTCGACATCGCCCGGGGCAGCACCGTGCGGGCCCGCAACCTGGGCCGCGACATATTCGCCGGCCTGAAAAACCTGGTGGGCGGAGAAATTCAGGAGTACACCCGCCTCATGGCCGACGCCCGCGAGCAGGCCATCGGCCGCATGATCGCCGATGGGGAAGAGTTGGGCGCCGATGCTATTATCAATGTCCGCTTCACTACTGCGGCGGTCATGCAGGGCGCTTCGGAAATCCTGGCTTATGGCACGGCGGTGCGGCTCAAATGA
- a CDS encoding S9 family peptidase, giving the protein MKRITLIALAILTIWGIGMAQKDITLEAIWKNYEFFPRSVPGFNFLKDGKHYTRLEGNKIEQYDFTTDALVATIFDPAAIEGVEGFSGNVDGYAFSEDEKKILIETGTEPIYRRSSRANFYIYDRSAQSLAPLFDGGKQLYATFNPQADKVAFVHKNNLYLKDLASGNLSQLTKDGEYNKIIYGATDWVYEEELSFAKAFFWSPDGQNIAYYRFDESEVKEFTMTNYYDELYPEYITFKYPKVGEANSKVAIYVYNLGSGKAEKIDMGKEEDIYIPRIKWANDKQLCVYRLNRHQNELELLLADPATGKTSQLLYEKNKYYISEELYDDLVFLKDGKQFVWASEKDGWKHLYLYDMKGREVRQLTKGQWEVDAFYGVDEKNGHLYYQAAEKSPLERQVYSMGLDGKDKQVLAGASGWNDAQFSSTYDYYVVTHSTANSPASYTVYDRKGKPLRVIEENLAIKEKMQTYGVQPVEFFSFKTGDGVELNGWMIKPRDFKENRRYPVFMTQYGGPGSQEAIDHWMGFDYWWYQMLAQQGYLVACVDNRGTGGRGEEFKKMTYMQLGHYETIDQIEAAKYLGSLRYTDISRIGIFGWSYGGYMSSLCILKGNDVFKAAIAVAPVTNWKWYDTIYTERFMRSYKENEKGYRDNSPVYFADRLKGSYLLIHGMGDDNVHFQNTAEMANALVAANKQFETYFYPNRNHGIYGGNTRLHLYTKMTEFLDENLKEGNRESLPSEKKILKTDKPEKLLLHPAIKE; this is encoded by the coding sequence ATGAAACGAATTACATTGATCGCCCTGGCCATTTTAACCATCTGGGGTATTGGTATGGCCCAAAAAGACATCACCCTGGAAGCCATCTGGAAGAATTACGAATTTTTCCCCCGCTCGGTGCCGGGTTTCAATTTTCTGAAAGACGGCAAGCACTACACCCGGCTGGAAGGCAATAAGATCGAGCAGTACGACTTTACAACTGACGCGTTGGTCGCTACCATTTTCGATCCGGCCGCCATCGAAGGCGTGGAAGGCTTTAGCGGCAATGTGGACGGATATGCTTTCAGCGAAGACGAAAAGAAGATCCTCATCGAAACCGGTACGGAGCCCATCTACCGGCGGTCGTCCCGCGCCAACTTCTACATCTACGATCGTTCGGCCCAAAGCCTGGCGCCGCTCTTCGACGGCGGGAAGCAGCTATACGCTACCTTCAACCCCCAGGCCGACAAGGTAGCCTTTGTGCACAAGAACAACCTCTACCTCAAAGATTTGGCTTCCGGAAATTTGTCTCAACTCACTAAGGACGGCGAGTACAACAAGATCATATACGGCGCCACCGACTGGGTATACGAAGAGGAGTTGTCTTTTGCCAAAGCCTTTTTCTGGTCGCCCGACGGGCAGAACATCGCCTACTATCGCTTTGATGAAAGCGAGGTAAAGGAGTTCACCATGACCAACTACTATGACGAGCTGTACCCGGAATACATCACCTTCAAATACCCTAAAGTAGGGGAAGCCAATTCTAAAGTTGCTATTTACGTCTACAACCTGGGCAGTGGCAAGGCTGAAAAGATCGACATGGGGAAGGAAGAAGACATTTACATTCCCAGGATAAAATGGGCCAACGACAAGCAACTCTGCGTCTACCGGCTCAACCGCCATCAGAATGAGCTGGAACTGCTGCTGGCCGATCCGGCCACCGGCAAAACCAGCCAATTGCTGTACGAAAAGAATAAATACTACATTTCCGAAGAGCTATACGACGACCTGGTTTTCCTGAAAGACGGCAAGCAGTTCGTTTGGGCCAGCGAAAAGGATGGCTGGAAACACCTTTACCTCTACGACATGAAGGGCCGCGAAGTCCGCCAGCTCACCAAAGGGCAATGGGAAGTGGACGCTTTCTACGGGGTAGACGAAAAGAACGGGCACCTGTATTACCAGGCGGCTGAAAAATCGCCCCTGGAGCGGCAGGTCTACAGCATGGGCCTGGATGGCAAGGACAAGCAGGTGCTGGCCGGCGCCTCTGGTTGGAACGACGCTCAGTTCAGCAGCACCTACGATTACTACGTAGTGACTCACTCCACCGCCAACAGCCCGGCGTCGTACACCGTTTACGACCGCAAGGGCAAGCCGCTGCGGGTGATCGAGGAAAACCTGGCTATAAAAGAAAAAATGCAAACCTACGGGGTACAGCCGGTGGAGTTCTTCAGCTTCAAGACCGGCGATGGGGTGGAGTTGAACGGCTGGATGATCAAGCCCCGCGATTTCAAGGAAAACCGCCGTTATCCGGTGTTCATGACCCAGTACGGCGGCCCCGGCAGCCAGGAGGCCATCGACCACTGGATGGGCTTCGACTACTGGTGGTACCAGATGCTGGCGCAGCAGGGCTACCTGGTGGCCTGTGTCGACAACCGGGGCACCGGCGGGCGCGGAGAGGAGTTTAAAAAAATGACCTACATGCAGCTGGGCCATTATGAAACCATCGACCAGATCGAAGCCGCCAAATACCTGGGCAGCCTGAGGTACACCGATATTAGCCGGATCGGCATCTTTGGCTGGAGCTACGGCGGCTATATGTCTTCCCTCTGCATACTCAAGGGCAACGACGTGTTCAAAGCCGCCATCGCCGTAGCCCCGGTGACCAACTGGAAGTGGTACGATACCATCTACACCGAGCGCTTCATGCGTTCCTATAAAGAAAACGAGAAGGGCTACCGGGACAACTCCCCCGTTTATTTCGCCGACCGCCTCAAGGGCAGCTACCTGCTCATTCACGGCATGGGGGACGACAACGTGCATTTTCAGAATACGGCCGAAATGGCCAATGCGCTCGTCGCCGCCAACAAGCAGTTCGAAACCTATTTCTACCCCAACCGCAATCACGGGATTTACGGCGGCAACACCCGCCTGCACCTGTACACCAAAATGACGGAGTTTCTCGATGAAAACCTCAAGGAGGGAAACAGGGAAAGCCTGCCGTCCGAAAAAAAGATCCTGAAAACGGACAAGCCGGAAAAGCTGCTGCTTCATCCGGCAATTAAGGAGTGA
- a CDS encoding helix-turn-helix domain-containing protein, which translates to MSTKTQNERILFGLKVKQLRQAQGLSFAALSKASHLSVSYLNEIEKGKKYPKEDKLKALAEALGVRFEQLVSTELSKSLAPVGELLKSNFLNELPLDLFGIELSKVVEIIANAPVRVGAFISTLLELSRNYALKEENFYFGALRAYLELHNNYFEDLEVAVENFIRQYDIPPGRPVNGVRLKQILEAHFDYEIVEGGLDAYPELLKLRSVYLPKDKKLLLNSKLTPSQRAFQFGKELGFNFLDIRERANTSSLLRGRAFEEVINHSKAIYFSVALHIPRTPFIQDLRAFFEKERWDGEAFLSIMKKYDATPEMFYHRLTNILPRFFGMNKLFFLRFIHDPAQDTFEIDKELHLSRRHHPHGNGLFEHYCRRWVSLSLLKDLHQMQQEGKYVDTFVRAQRSRYIGTEDEYLCLTIARPAYPLPNRNVSVTIGLLMSDEVRRKIAFFEDPAIQFREVNKTCERCALTDCQERAAPPTVVDKRDEWRQIQARLAELNG; encoded by the coding sequence ATGAGCACGAAAACACAGAACGAGCGAATACTTTTCGGCCTGAAAGTGAAGCAGTTGCGGCAGGCGCAGGGCCTTTCTTTTGCTGCCCTCAGCAAAGCCTCTCACCTGTCGGTCTCCTACCTGAACGAGATCGAGAAGGGCAAGAAATACCCGAAGGAAGACAAATTGAAGGCCCTGGCGGAGGCCCTGGGCGTCCGCTTTGAGCAGTTGGTTTCCACCGAGCTCAGCAAGAGCTTAGCGCCGGTGGGCGAGCTGCTAAAATCCAATTTTCTCAATGAGTTGCCGCTCGACCTGTTCGGCATCGAATTGTCTAAAGTAGTGGAGATCATCGCCAACGCTCCGGTGCGGGTCGGGGCCTTCATTTCGACTCTGCTGGAATTGTCGAGAAACTACGCTCTCAAGGAAGAGAATTTCTACTTCGGTGCCCTGCGTGCCTACCTGGAGTTGCACAACAACTACTTCGAAGACCTGGAAGTGGCCGTGGAAAATTTTATCCGGCAGTACGATATTCCTCCCGGCAGGCCGGTCAACGGAGTGCGGCTGAAGCAAATCCTGGAAGCGCATTTCGATTATGAGATCGTGGAGGGCGGGCTGGACGCGTACCCGGAGCTGCTGAAACTGCGGTCAGTCTATTTGCCCAAAGACAAAAAGCTGCTGCTCAACAGCAAGCTCACCCCCAGCCAGCGCGCCTTCCAGTTTGGCAAAGAACTGGGCTTCAATTTTCTGGACATCCGGGAGCGGGCCAACACTTCCAGCCTGCTGCGCGGCCGCGCTTTCGAGGAGGTGATCAACCACAGCAAGGCCATTTATTTTTCAGTGGCGCTGCACATTCCGCGCACGCCATTCATTCAGGACCTCCGGGCGTTTTTCGAAAAAGAGCGTTGGGATGGGGAGGCGTTTCTCAGCATTATGAAAAAGTACGACGCTACCCCGGAGATGTTCTACCATCGGCTGACCAACATCCTGCCACGGTTTTTCGGCATGAACAAGCTGTTCTTTCTGCGCTTCATCCACGACCCGGCCCAGGACACTTTCGAGATCGACAAGGAACTGCACCTCAGCCGCCGACACCACCCGCACGGCAATGGGCTCTTCGAGCACTACTGCCGCCGCTGGGTGTCTCTTTCCCTGCTGAAAGACCTTCACCAGATGCAACAGGAAGGCAAGTACGTCGACACCTTCGTCCGCGCGCAGCGGTCGCGTTATATCGGAACAGAAGATGAGTATTTATGCCTTACCATCGCCCGCCCGGCCTATCCGCTGCCCAACCGCAATGTAAGCGTCACCATCGGGCTGCTGATGAGCGATGAGGTGCGTCGGAAGATCGCCTTTTTCGAAGACCCGGCCATCCAGTTCCGGGAAGTGAACAAAACCTGCGAGCGCTGCGCGCTGACAGATTGCCAGGAACGGGCTGCCCCGCCGACAGTCGTCGACAAACGCGATGAGTGGCGCCAAATCCAGGCCCGGCTGGCGGAATTGAACGGATAA
- a CDS encoding DUF433 domain-containing protein yields MVNTLDSRIVVDENITSGKARIADTRITVKAIAIRHELLGHSAEEIASDYGLSLADIYTALAYYYTYKGEIEASIKEEEVLVQKLKKEIPSKLK; encoded by the coding sequence ATGGTAAATACACTCGATAGCAGGATCGTGGTTGATGAAAACATCACAAGCGGTAAAGCCAGAATTGCTGATACCCGCATCACCGTAAAGGCTATTGCCATTCGGCACGAGCTTTTAGGCCATAGTGCTGAGGAAATTGCATCCGATTATGGCCTTTCATTAGCAGATATCTACACTGCCCTGGCTTATTATTATACCTATAAGGGAGAAATCGAAGCTTCAATAAAGGAAGAAGAAGTTTTAGTGCAAAAACTGAAAAAAGAAATCCCTTCCAAGCTTAAATAA
- a CDS encoding DUF5615 family PIN-like protein — translation MPSIKFYTDEHVGKAVINGLRLRGIDVLPSKEVNLLGVDDEVHLEFALKEGRVIFTQDDDFLKLHAKGFEHAGIVYTPQGTSIGTIVRGLELIYLVLSPEDMHNHVEFL, via the coding sequence GTGCCTTCTATAAAATTCTATACTGACGAACACGTTGGCAAAGCTGTGATTAATGGCCTCAGGTTGAGAGGGATTGATGTTCTCCCATCGAAGGAAGTTAATCTTTTGGGTGTAGATGATGAGGTTCATTTAGAATTCGCCCTTAAAGAAGGCAGAGTGATTTTTACTCAGGATGATGATTTTCTAAAACTCCATGCTAAAGGTTTCGAGCATGCAGGAATCGTCTATACTCCTCAAGGAACAAGTATCGGTACTATTGTCAGAGGCCTGGAATTAATTTACCTCGTCCTTTCCCCCGAAGACATGCATAACCACGTCGAATTCCTCTGA